The following are encoded together in the Bradyrhizobium sp. CCGUVB1N3 genome:
- a CDS encoding DUF4166 domain-containing protein — translation MTSARLPGSHASFPAHTKFLDDRRFRALLPDEDWGRLPLATWRRFSKRVRDGDSVVYVGVVDEVSFSDLGWWFAQAARLIGGPLPTGRDIGVPMIVTVTEDAKSAGQTWTRICARRDGFPQVIHSAKRFEGPTGLEEYVGFGVSMALRIAVVDEVLEFRSAGYGLQIGRLWLPLPKWLTPGDLTVTHRDLSEGAFRFTLDVTHPRYGALIHQSAVFREAVS, via the coding sequence ATGACGTCGGCAAGATTACCAGGCTCTCACGCGTCCTTCCCCGCTCACACCAAATTCCTCGATGATCGCCGCTTCCGTGCGCTGTTGCCGGATGAGGATTGGGGGCGCCTGCCGCTTGCGACCTGGCGGAGGTTTTCCAAGCGCGTACGCGACGGCGACAGCGTCGTCTATGTCGGCGTCGTCGACGAGGTCAGCTTCAGCGATCTCGGCTGGTGGTTCGCGCAGGCCGCGCGCCTGATCGGCGGGCCGTTGCCGACCGGCCGCGACATCGGCGTACCCATGATCGTCACCGTCACCGAGGACGCGAAGAGCGCCGGCCAGACCTGGACGCGCATCTGTGCGCGCAGGGATGGATTTCCGCAGGTCATCCACTCCGCTAAGCGGTTTGAGGGGCCGACCGGGCTGGAGGAATATGTCGGCTTCGGCGTGTCGATGGCGCTGCGCATCGCGGTCGTGGACGAGGTGCTTGAGTTTCGCAGTGCCGGCTACGGACTCCAGATCGGCCGGCTCTGGCTGCCGCTGCCGAAATGGCTGACGCCCGGCGATCTCACGGTGACGCACCGCGATCTCAGCGAGGGCGCCTTCCGTTTCACCCTCGACGTCACTCACCCGCGTTACGGCGCGCTGATCCACCAGTCTGCCGTGTTCAGGGAGGCCGTGTCATGA
- a CDS encoding GbsR/MarR family transcriptional regulator, giving the protein MTETTGKKKLPAAVERFILHWGDMGDEWGVNRSVSQIHGLLYLAEAPMTAEDIAETLGMARSNVSNSIKELLAWNLIRRVPILGDRRDHFEAETDIWEVAARIAARRKEREIDPAVAALRACVSDATDDPTISPVAAKRLKEMLAFTELADHWFMQMLRVPRPRLIALMKLGEKIANLLPLGKAK; this is encoded by the coding sequence ATGACAGAAACAACCGGTAAGAAGAAACTGCCTGCCGCCGTCGAGCGCTTCATCCTGCACTGGGGCGACATGGGAGACGAGTGGGGCGTCAACCGCTCGGTCAGCCAGATCCATGGGCTGCTCTATCTCGCGGAAGCGCCAATGACGGCGGAGGACATCGCCGAGACGCTCGGCATGGCGCGGTCCAACGTCTCCAACTCGATCAAGGAGCTTCTGGCCTGGAATTTGATCCGGCGCGTGCCGATCCTCGGCGACCGCCGCGATCATTTCGAGGCGGAGACCGACATCTGGGAGGTGGCGGCGCGGATCGCGGCACGGCGCAAGGAGCGGGAGATCGATCCTGCGGTTGCGGCCCTGCGGGCCTGCGTCTCCGATGCCACCGACGATCCGACGATCAGTCCGGTCGCAGCCAAGCGGCTGAAGGAGATGCTCGCCTTTACCGAGCTCGCGGACCACTGGTTCATGCAGATGCTCAGAGTGCCGCGGCCGCGGCTGATCGCGTTGATGAAGCTCGGCGAGAAGATCGCAAATCTGCTGCCGCTGGGCAAAGCCAAATAG